Proteins from a genomic interval of Paenibacillus lentus:
- a CDS encoding AraC family transcriptional regulator, translated as MTCIYKLNKIRTNGQLYVKLLLAITLCIVVSIFVSSFIYYFTFMRILQNEAFESDLANLRQTGKTVANTTENAQTVAFQIYRNNAISKLLYYNTPNPFDTQAAMLDLNNYLVTMPYIHSIYVYNPLSETYYIASRNGQKGIIHESELQDQDMIQILSNYGQYKPFTPIPRYMHANKETEEIVSIYTYLCYDAIGFNRTINSAVIVNISASWINQGLVGQQDKDKSRTFLIDDRQAILSAEDLTPVMLSASELQLIERLVLNKDSGYTVDRFDHSKSLITYTAPNQYNWHYVRITPYSEITMKLRNMKLKTLLIACLVVTIGVFLAWLVSRFLYVPIHKIESQMKYLESEKRDSSYTLRQNTLRKLIQIQDFNVQAQTGKLRSMGISFDFTKPYRLAYLRIDRFKQLKEEQHNDLLTYKFAIMNIATEICSRQYTVDSIDLEDDSILMLINTFEEFPSPFETHEMMLRDIQNACMEYIRIGLTIVLTPVTENPHDLHAMFKLVKEATSQRFFKGLGSIIEAVPLMSNNKYSFPLGKEKRMLEALAGGKMEEAKALFDEIMQGTVGYSYPVAHGAASHLSVTLDNMLTEIERNSSMQLGLGADFTIPRMDQYETLVELTEAFHTFFDLLNSKLIAKRNGKHEELIHRINDMIEAYYHDPNFSLNYLADELNLSTYHISRVYRQHTLSTIVEMINHTRIKNAKALLTSSRLPISEIAARTGYTNSSYFYRMFKKVTGVTPSEYRNANPPTAE; from the coding sequence GTGACTTGCATTTACAAGTTAAATAAAATAAGAACGAATGGCCAGTTATATGTAAAGCTGCTACTTGCCATTACTCTTTGCATCGTTGTATCCATCTTCGTAAGTTCTTTCATCTACTATTTTACGTTTATGCGTATTCTACAGAATGAAGCATTCGAGTCTGATCTCGCCAATCTTAGGCAAACAGGAAAAACCGTTGCCAATACAACGGAAAACGCTCAGACGGTCGCTTTTCAGATTTATCGGAACAACGCCATATCCAAGCTTCTGTATTACAATACTCCGAACCCGTTCGACACCCAAGCTGCCATGCTGGATCTGAATAACTACTTGGTAACCATGCCTTATATTCATTCCATCTATGTGTATAATCCGCTCTCAGAAACATATTATATTGCCAGTCGGAATGGACAAAAAGGCATCATCCATGAAAGCGAGCTCCAGGATCAGGACATGATCCAGATTTTGAGCAATTACGGTCAATACAAGCCGTTTACTCCGATCCCCCGGTATATGCATGCGAATAAGGAAACGGAGGAAATTGTAAGCATCTATACCTATCTTTGTTATGATGCTATTGGATTTAACCGGACAATTAACTCTGCTGTCATTGTTAATATATCGGCCTCCTGGATCAATCAAGGATTAGTCGGACAACAAGACAAAGATAAGTCGCGGACATTCTTAATTGACGATCGCCAGGCGATTCTTTCAGCGGAGGACTTAACCCCTGTCATGCTGAGCGCTTCGGAGCTACAGCTGATTGAGCGACTCGTCCTGAACAAAGATTCCGGCTACACTGTTGATCGATTTGATCATTCTAAATCCTTGATTACCTACACAGCCCCAAATCAGTATAACTGGCATTATGTCCGCATCACGCCTTACAGTGAAATTACGATGAAACTGAGAAACATGAAATTGAAAACGCTTCTAATTGCATGCCTAGTTGTAACCATAGGTGTATTCCTAGCCTGGCTCGTCTCGCGCTTCCTTTATGTTCCGATCCACAAAATTGAAAGTCAAATGAAATATCTTGAATCGGAAAAGCGTGACAGCAGTTATACGCTAAGGCAGAATACATTGCGTAAATTGATTCAGATACAGGATTTCAATGTCCAAGCCCAAACGGGAAAGCTAAGAAGCATGGGCATTTCCTTCGATTTTACAAAGCCATACCGGTTGGCTTATTTACGTATTGATCGTTTTAAACAGTTAAAAGAAGAACAGCACAATGATCTGCTTACGTATAAATTTGCAATCATGAACATCGCAACGGAAATATGCTCGAGACAATACACCGTAGATTCCATCGATTTAGAGGATGATAGCATTCTAATGCTCATCAATACGTTTGAAGAATTCCCCTCCCCTTTTGAGACACATGAAATGATGCTCCGTGACATCCAGAACGCGTGTATGGAATATATACGCATAGGATTGACTATTGTCCTGACTCCAGTTACAGAGAATCCTCACGACCTTCATGCAATGTTCAAGCTTGTTAAAGAAGCAACCAGTCAACGCTTCTTCAAAGGATTAGGCTCGATCATCGAAGCGGTTCCACTCATGTCGAATAACAAATATTCCTTTCCTCTCGGGAAAGAGAAACGAATGTTGGAAGCATTAGCCGGAGGAAAAATGGAAGAAGCTAAAGCTCTGTTTGACGAAATTATGCAGGGGACCGTCGGCTATTCCTATCCGGTTGCTCATGGAGCAGCCTCACACCTCTCTGTAACACTAGATAATATGCTTACTGAGATTGAACGCAACAGCTCTATGCAGCTTGGATTAGGAGCTGATTTTACAATTCCGCGAATGGATCAGTACGAAACCCTTGTAGAACTGACAGAAGCATTCCATACATTCTTCGATCTGTTGAATTCGAAGCTGATTGCCAAACGGAACGGCAAGCACGAGGAGCTCATTCACAGAATTAATGATATGATCGAGGCGTACTATCACGATCCAAATTTCAGTCTGAACTATTTAGCCGATGAATTGAATTTGTCCACCTACCACATCAGCCGCGTCTATCGCCAGCATACCTTATCAACAATCGTCGAAATGATCAATCATACTCGAATTAAAAATGCCAAGGCGCTGCTAACGAGCTCTCGCCTCCCGATCTCCGAAATTGCAGCTCGGACTGGCTACACGAACAGTTCCTACTTTTATCGCATGTTTAAGAAGGTAACCGGCGTCACTCCTTCGGAATATCGCAATGCCAACCCGCCAACAGCAGAATAA
- a CDS encoding extracellular solute-binding protein translates to MNMASKRKKAIVLIWLSIMSMLLFTACSRSSNSNKSLNPTTAPSNSVSETTGIDTSKKVELQFYMLGNAPKDLPKIERQINEMALQDLNATVKFNFTTWTDWDQKYKLLLSTGQAVDLIFTADWTQYQQYAKKGAFLELDDLLPKAAPALQKFVPQEMWEAVRIDDKIYTVPSTYKEYVTGGFVWREDLRKKYNLPTPVDIPTFEAYLEGIKHNEPKLQPVAIGAAVDATLQDAYLDFQRQEVGPMPYGVFASYHAPGEVVSYWGSLEHLEDLQKFKSWADKGYFSKNELNETESIQDKIANGTAAAILSDNPTRYNQTLSKMKSLHPEWELGYTPFGMSNGYATPVHPIHNGFAIPKSSKNPERALAFYEKMVLDERYNLLTQYGVEGVNYTAENGYYKMVGDANSNGFLREGMNGWAWRNPEFMLFEPSHDGVKKIFDELDQIQKPDIYTGFAEDYTEYQAERAALEQVEKQYLFPLLAGQIKDVEAGLHTFMDKAKQAGLEKVQEAYKEQWIAYLKEKGIQ, encoded by the coding sequence ATGAACATGGCAAGTAAACGAAAAAAAGCGATTGTCCTTATATGGTTATCGATCATGTCGATGTTGCTCTTCACAGCATGTAGCCGCAGTAGTAACAGTAATAAGTCGCTAAATCCCACGACAGCACCTTCGAATTCAGTATCTGAAACAACGGGAATTGACACTTCCAAGAAGGTGGAGCTTCAGTTCTATATGCTTGGCAACGCACCAAAAGATTTGCCTAAGATTGAGAGGCAAATTAACGAAATGGCATTGCAGGATTTGAACGCAACGGTAAAGTTCAATTTCACGACATGGACGGATTGGGATCAGAAATATAAATTGTTGCTCTCCACTGGACAGGCGGTTGACCTGATCTTCACTGCCGACTGGACACAATATCAACAATATGCGAAGAAAGGGGCTTTCTTAGAGCTCGATGATCTTCTGCCCAAGGCTGCACCGGCCTTACAAAAATTTGTGCCTCAAGAGATGTGGGAAGCCGTTCGGATCGATGACAAAATCTACACCGTACCGTCTACCTATAAGGAATATGTGACCGGTGGTTTTGTTTGGCGGGAGGATCTGCGGAAAAAATACAATTTGCCGACACCCGTGGACATTCCGACATTTGAAGCATATCTAGAGGGAATAAAACATAACGAACCTAAATTGCAGCCTGTTGCCATCGGCGCTGCTGTGGATGCGACCTTGCAGGATGCTTATCTGGATTTCCAGCGGCAAGAAGTTGGACCGATGCCCTATGGTGTATTCGCTTCTTACCATGCGCCAGGTGAAGTCGTATCTTATTGGGGTTCGTTGGAGCATCTTGAAGATCTGCAAAAATTCAAAAGCTGGGCAGACAAAGGCTACTTCTCTAAAAACGAACTGAATGAGACTGAATCGATCCAAGATAAAATCGCAAACGGCACTGCAGCGGCTATTCTAAGCGATAATCCAACACGTTACAATCAAACGTTAAGCAAGATGAAATCCCTTCATCCAGAATGGGAGCTTGGCTATACGCCATTCGGAATGTCGAACGGCTATGCAACTCCTGTACATCCTATTCACAATGGTTTTGCAATTCCGAAGAGCAGTAAGAACCCGGAACGTGCGCTGGCGTTTTATGAAAAGATGGTCTTAGACGAGCGCTATAATCTTCTGACTCAATATGGCGTGGAAGGTGTGAACTATACCGCTGAAAACGGCTACTATAAAATGGTCGGCGATGCGAACAGCAACGGATTTCTGCGGGAAGGCATGAATGGATGGGCATGGCGCAACCCGGAGTTCATGTTGTTCGAACCTAGTCATGACGGGGTTAAGAAGATTTTCGATGAGCTCGACCAAATCCAAAAGCCCGACATTTATACTGGATTTGCGGAGGACTATACCGAATATCAAGCAGAGCGCGCGGCTCTTGAGCAAGTGGAGAAGCAGTATCTATTCCCGCTGCTGGCAGGCCAGATTAAAGACGTTGAAGCCGGCCTTCACACTTTCATGGATAAGGCCAAACAGGCGGGGCTAGAGAAAGTACAAGAAGCATACAAAGAGCAGTGGATAGCATATCTCAAGGAAAAAGGAATTCAATGA
- a CDS encoding carbohydrate ABC transporter permease, whose product MKIREDNTARWFRLIAYIVVITGSILCLLPFLLILSASLSSNESILTQGYSLIPKEFSLEGYKVIFQMPDEVLRAYGVTIFVTVAGTALGLLLITMAGYVLQRKDFKYRNYFSFFIYFTTLFGGGLVPYYMLITNYLKFTNTMSALIWPSLMTPFLIILMRSFISSAVPDEVIESSKIDGANDFVIYYRIVLPLAVPGLATIGLFLALHYWNDWFSSALFISDPTKYQLQFYLYNIINTSAFLTNIGAGAGVTLSEGVPTEAMKMSMAIVVTGPILLLYPFIQRYFVKGLTVGAVKG is encoded by the coding sequence ATGAAAATCAGAGAGGACAACACGGCAAGATGGTTCCGCTTAATCGCTTACATCGTTGTTATCACAGGAAGCATCTTATGTCTCTTGCCCTTCCTATTAATCTTGTCCGCATCACTATCCAGCAATGAGTCCATACTGACCCAGGGCTACAGCTTAATACCGAAAGAATTCTCACTGGAAGGCTATAAGGTCATCTTTCAGATGCCCGATGAAGTGCTCCGTGCTTACGGAGTAACCATATTTGTGACTGTCGCTGGTACGGCGCTTGGATTATTGCTCATTACAATGGCTGGGTACGTGCTCCAGCGTAAAGATTTTAAGTATCGTAATTACTTTTCGTTCTTCATCTATTTCACGACCTTGTTCGGCGGGGGACTCGTTCCTTATTACATGCTAATCACGAATTATTTGAAATTCACGAATACGATGTCCGCGCTAATTTGGCCATCTTTGATGACACCGTTTCTAATTATTCTCATGAGAAGCTTTATTAGCTCGGCTGTCCCGGATGAAGTGATTGAGTCGTCTAAGATCGATGGGGCCAATGACTTTGTCATCTATTACCGGATTGTGCTTCCTTTGGCTGTTCCTGGGCTAGCGACGATCGGTTTGTTCTTGGCGCTTCATTATTGGAATGATTGGTTCTCATCGGCATTGTTTATCAGTGATCCCACGAAATATCAGCTGCAATTTTATCTATATAACATCATCAATACTTCGGCATTTCTGACGAATATTGGAGCGGGAGCCGGCGTTACATTATCTGAGGGCGTACCTACCGAAGCGATGAAAATGTCGATGGCGATCGTTGTGACTGGGCCGATCCTACTTCTATATCCTTTTATTCAACGTTATTTTGTTAAAGGCTTGACTGTCGGAGCTGTAAAAGGTTAG